AGTTCTTGAGTCCATCAAGCGTCCTTGTGTTCAGTCTTCTGATGGTCTTGTTTCTTCATGTTAAAGCAGTCCCTGTCCTAACAAACCCCACACCTTTTTTTTCCCACCCCCTTGAATGTATCCTGGAGTAAATTTATTTTGTACTCTCTTCTGGTTGATGATCAAGATGTTGACACTTGACAGGTTTGAATTGAAGAATGGTGAATACTGTTACTCCCTCCATCCCTCCAAAATTTTGAACAAGTAATTTGAATAATGTAATATGAATTGGTTACTGTGAGTTGAATCTAGCAGTTAAAATCCCGTTTGGGAAGTGAGTTTTTTTGgtgtttatttaaaattttactgtaatttactgtaaaagttttaaaaatgtttttaaagtgtatagtttaaaaactttaagaaattttttgacGTTACTGtagctaaaatttttaaaaaatttatagcAGACAAACTTGATAAAAAACTCAAGTGCCAAACAGGGACAGAAGGGGCTAGTATGGCATTCAGGACATGATAGAGGTTAATACGTAATATTATGATTACACTTATTTTGTACTTTTACCCTGCTTAATGTGGAAAATAGTAGTGTACCTGTCATCTCGAAAGAAGCAAGTTGAAGATTCATGTTTAAGATTTAGGTTTGGACATTTTATGCTAAAGTTTGTATGGTACACCTTTGGATCATGTGTGCATGAGGTTTCATCTTTTAGTTTTTTAACAAACTTGACAAGGACAGAAAATTGAGCAGCATATGTGTAATAGACTGTAATATTACTAATCTTTGTCTCCAAACGTGAGTTTTACTGTATCCAAATATAGTAATTTTAAGTAAAATTTTTGGAATGTATCTATGGCTAAATTTACTTCTGCACCTTCCAACGTATACATTTAGGAAAAACTGGGATTGCCATTGGGACTTTCGCTTGGTTGAGGCCCAAATAAAGAAACTGTTTCGGTTCAAGTCATTTGTGTCGAATAGCTTACCTATATCTGGTAACAtaaaagagaataaataaacaaaagataCCACTAACTAAAAAGAACTTTTCTTCTGTGCATGAAATTAAACAAAGTTTGAAGACTagggaagaaaaggaaaagaaatggcaaattttaacttattttttcctctttatttGTGCTAAAGCAATTAACAAAACCCTTGAGTTTATTTCTTGAATCCAAGCTAAGATGAGATCTAGTTAGAGTGACGTACATAAAAGAATACAAAAGCAGAATCTAAACACTTTTTGTCTGAAAACATAGAATCCATCTGTTTCATGAACTGGAAATTAAGCTAAAACCTGGGACCCTTTGGATATCTAAGTTGAGtcaaaacttcaattctcaactatacttTTGGATGCTGACCTGAAGATCTCTCAAGACTAAGGTACCAAACAATCAACGAGGCTGTGCTTTGCAGGCTGACTGCAGCTTGCGTGCAAtagaatttgcaaaaaaaatatatgaacgCAGAAATAAATTCTCATCCTACTATAATATATTGTATTATCTAAACTTAAAGTACATACATTTAATCTCTTATACAGTACCTTCTTAAACACAAAAAGAATCAGAGAAAACACACGAAGCCATTAAATGTTCGATAGTGCTACAGAAATCATAGTACTAAGTAGTACTAATAAAAAGAATAATGGTCTTGGGATCCCATGTTGATGAGCTTCAGACTTTTCCCATGGTAAGATCGAAGAGCCTGATTTGTTGCTGCCACAAGCATTAACTCCAAGGTTGAAGCCATTTGCTTCAGATGGACTTAAACAGAGCCCTGGATTCCCACTAATGTCCAAATTCTTTCCTAACCTGTTTAGGAAACTTGAATTGAAAGGAACAACGCCATCCAAGAAATTTCTGCTCAAGTTCAAGTGATAAATGTGTGATAAGCTGCCAAAACTTGCCGGAATTTCGCCTGTTAATCGGTTGTTTTGTAAGGATAATGTGCTCAAGTTACTTAGCTTTGAATAGGTTGGTGGGATTTTGCCAGAATATCCTGAATTGGCCAGCCTGAGCTCTTGAAGTTTCTGCAGTTCACCGAACTCTGATGGCAGTGATATGAACATTGGATTATCATCCATAAGGAAGTATTGTAAGTTTTGCAGCATTGAGACTCCTTTGGGCAAAAGCCCTTTTAATTCATTGCTGCTCAAGGCAATGAAGACCAAAGAATGTAGATTCCCTATGGTTTCTGGAATCCTTCCCGTGAGTTTATTGGAACTCAAGTCAAGCTTCTGAAGCATACCCAATTGGCCAATTGTGCTGGGAATTGCGCCTGTGAGCTTGTTATAGCTCAAATCAAGGCCAACGAGGTTTTTTAGATTTCCCACTTGGAATGAAATTCTTCCAGTGAGCATATTGTAGCTTAGATCAAGGCGCAAAAGGGAACTCAGACTAAAAATTTGAGCTGGAATTGTTCCGGATAAAAGGTTTTGCGACAACGTGAGGATCTGGAGTGATTTTAAGGAGGAAAGTTGAAATGGGATGAGGCCGACAAGTGCAGGATTTGATCGAATGCTCAGCTGTTGCAGCGAAGAACTCGAGACTTTAATAGGAAATGAAATGGTTGTTCTGGCGTGTGTGAAGCATGAAATAAAAAACACAGACTCAAGGTGCGGAAGTTGGAAGATTTGTGAAGGAAATGTGGCTGTGCTTTTGCATGAAGGGTTTGGTGGGACGCCAAGGTCAAGCCTAGAAACATGAATGAGATTGTCATTTCCTGAGCTTTTGCACTCAATTCCAATCCAAGATGAGCCTGGTTTACAAGGGTTTGGATGTGCAGTCCTCCAGCTTTGATCAGAAGATACTGTCTCCATGATCTTGAACAATGTTTCAAGTTCAAGTGGATCCATGCGACTATCACTAGCTGGGAAATTCACGCTTGGGGAGGCTGAGGAGAAAGAAGTAAATGTGAATGGAAGAAGCAGAAGGAAtctgagagagagaaagaacaATGAACAGAACATCTTGCTGAAGATGTGAGGTTTGTGAAAATGTGAGGGCTTTGATCATCAAATAAAATGTTTGCAAAAGTTTGCAGCTACGTTCCTTGGTTTGTATTGGTTTTAGAATTGGTTTCTTGCCTCAGTCCCCCgcgccggggggggggggggggttgggggGTTGTGAAGGAAGGGATTAAGCACGTGTGTCTGTGAAttcacagagagagagagaggcaagaaaagagaaaaatgagttGTGCAAGATGTGATTGAAATGATGGGGGCGTCATGATTTTGAGTGAGAAATTATGAAGCATAAGGTAGGGTCATAAACATTTATCAACTTGGATTCAAGAAAGATAAAGAGATAGAAAGAACAAGCGGGAGAGAGAAAAAGATGTTGGAAATAACTGGGCATGTTTCTATTTATCAATCAGACTCACTGGAGCACAAGAACCACatcaaaaaacaaacaaaaagatTAAAGGTGAAAAAAACAGAAGGGAATCAAAGGCTGATGGATTTGGGAGTTTTGAATCAGGatgatatttttattttttttttgttttcatttctgtttttttttttctgtttgggTAAAAGTACATTACCCAGGGGAgattgtggtttttttttttttttttgttgggggggtGGTGATGAAAACCCTCTGAGTTTTACCTTATAATTTGGCCTTGTACATTACCCTTTATCAATATTTCATCTTCCAGGATGTTTGATGTCTCTACATGGGTCCAAGTTATCTAATGCAGGTATTAAATTTCAATCACAAGTAAGAATGTGAGTAATACACAGATTTTAGAAATAAGTATTGAGCtagtttggattgctatttttaggagtttttgtaaaaaatatactatatgtgaaataaaaaggtgattgaaaaatatatttacgaAAAACGTAAAAAAACTTTTGTGCataaaatcacaatccaaacaggcggtcttgtttggattgcgattttCCGTCagaaaattacgtcgttttccgtaatcacattttcctattaccttttttcctcacatacatcaaatcgctacagtaattttttcatgaaaaatcatggaaaatgcaatccaaacacaacatATTAGTTTTCATAATCAATAGTGTCCAAGATACTTGGAAGGATGGAATGGAATCCTTTGTCATTCCTTCTACTACTCGTTTAGTTTACCCTtgaaaatcaaactaggaagaGTTTTTGCTGACCTCCAATATTACAAGGACCCAAGTTCTTTGTGACTTGACTTCTCATCTCACCAACTTTTTCATGGAATTCTTGGATGGTTGAGACATGAGAAACCAATCAAAGAAGTAGGATGGGACAAGGATTAAATCCCAGAATGAATGATGCAAATCTTCTGCTGATTAGTCAGACCTGAGTTTAGAAGTGGAATGATTATAAAGATTTTACGAGTTTGAACTTTGAAGCATATCAGCCTGTATTCCTCTCCAAACTCTCAATTTGTCCAAGTCCAATGATGGTAATTCACAAAAGATTTATGTATGTAgtcttgtttttcctttttctttttctagccCCTGAAATAGACTGCATCATCTATTCCAGATGTGATTGGAAATAGCAGCCTATGACACTTGATAAGATTACCAAATCAGTATCCTCCCAGAACACACAATCCCACATCTTGAAATCCAGTAAACTTGTGTGGTGTGCGGGCCACTGAACAAGTCCCGTTCCCTAGATTAATTTCACAAACTCGAGTAATGGCAACAAGATCAATTTACGAGGAAAATGCCATCCATGGAAAAAGAACACTCCTGTTAAAGACACCTTTAATATTGATCAAGCTTTATGCTTAAAACTACCAACAAAATTTGGCTCAACacttgaaaaggaaaaagctaGATGTTTCAGGTGGACATGCActtgaaaggaagaagaaaaatggcGTTACTGTAACTATTTTACAATTAAACATCCAATAAAAAAGGCTAACTTACTGATAGTGCAGATCTCGAAGACaagcaagaaaaataagaatCTTGCACAGGAAAAGATTTAAATACACGTGAAGGAGCAAGACTTTATACAAGTTTTCCTGGTTCTAGCTATACCTGAACTTTGAGATCCCAGCAATGAAGGTTCAACAGGAATATTAGGCTTCTGTCACAAGCAGTTGTACGcaaaatgaattcaaaattgCAGAAAGAAGAATACTTTTGACATTAATGAACCTTTCTTCTCCCCCATTATGCAAAAACTTTGCCCTTCTGCAGCCAGATGTGTATATTGTCTGATGGTAATATTTTAAGTTCCCTAGTCAGGATTAATGATCAAGAGAACATGCGAAAGAAGTTATTGGCATATGCCATTGGCTTGACGTCGGGGTGCGGCTGCAATTTTATACAAGTAAAAGTCAGGGGCGAGAAATTTGCACAGTACTAGCATATGATAGACGAGTGAAACATTAATTCCATATAACCAATCCTATCATCTTAACAATCCCCACCACCAGTCAAAGATGGCAGAGAAATGGGAGATCCTTTCTAGTTCTCATTGGCAAATGGTGAACGAGACCCTGCAAACGAATACCTAAGAATAAAAATATCACCAAGAATCAGAAAATACTGACCACTGCTGAAAATGTAACAATATTTGGCTTCAGACTGGGAGCTTCAAAACGAATAAAGGCACCCTTGTTACCCATCTGCATCTCAGAACAAACAAATAGATGTTAGTATAAAAGATATTCCCTCTAAGTGACCACCAATACTGCAGAACTTTGAACAAACAGAAAAGTTTTGAGAGGGAAGGAAGCAACATGGTATACTTTATTGCCAATAGAGATTCTGGGATAAAAGTCTAACATGGCGAATATTCTTAACTTTAGCAGCAAGATTTTGATCGCTAGCAACATGAAGAGCCAAGCATGTTTGAGAGGAAAAGTACAACTAGAAAATCTCATTTTACCTGATCACAGTAGTTGGGAGCAGAAAAGACAGTAATGAGTTTTCCGTCATGCTCAATCTCATATCCTTCATCCTTGACTTCATGAGATCGCACCACTAAATCTGTAAATTAAAGTACATCAACAGTATAAAACCACAATTCgtatcaaaatttcaaagttGGAGAGAAAACCAACAAGGCAGTATCACTACTCAGAAAATAAGGGGATGGTGAAGGGATACCTAAATTGTTTTCCTTCAAAAACTTTTTAGTTACATCTGCACCAAATGAAAGGCCAACGCCACGCTTACTTGGTCCCCTTCCAAGTTGAGGCTGTGGATCACTCCAAAGCAATTCACACATCAACCCTGtcgaatttaaaaaaaaaggtattaTACATGCTATAGTGATTCATGGTGTTTGAACATTTAGCTTGAGATTCATGGTTGGACATTCCTAGGAGGAGACACGTGGTTTCAGAAAGCTACGCAGTTCATAAGTTTCGAATATAAGAGAGATATCTCACAAGGATTACTACTGTTTCAGATGAGTAAAGAGTATTGAAAACAAGCAATAAACAGAAAACTGTAAACTGAGGGGTTCCATAAATTGCTGGTAGATATGATGAATCAAATTCTGGCTATGATACTATTCAAACATGAAATGCAACTCTgcataaaaaggaaaaaaagaaaaaagaaatacagCATCAAAGTCACCTTCCTCAGGTGGTTCTCGAAACCGGTCGATTGCACTGATTTCGGAGAGCTTCACCCCATCAACACTGAAAAGCCCTCCATGTACCACAAagattttattatttataaCATGTGCAAGAGGTAAACAACAGAAAACTTCCGCGAACAGTTCCACAAATATTTCACTTAGTTTTGATCTGACTTCACCCTCAAAGCCATATATTTTGTTCATGCTCTTGCTCTCATGGTTCCCTCGGGCGAGATACATGGCTGGAAATGTCAGACACTGAATTAGTTGCACCCTTAATTTCCGGGAAAATACCTAAATAATTTGAGGCTAATAAAGATCACAACTGAAAGCAAAATGTTTCGAAAGTTCTCAAAGAAATTGGAAGATGTGCTCATCTTCCTGGTTGTAGAAGTTGTGACAGAAAATAAGATGTTCAACACTTATAAGCAATATAAATCTTCTCAGAATTCCATAACCCAGATAAACAAAACAGTGTCAACATCAAAATAACCACATTGCAACCAAATAAGGTAGATAATGATGACCCCTCATGCTTGACCAAACAGGCTGTCAAGTCAGAAAACAGACAGGAGATGCACAACTGCTTTGTtggaagaggaaaagaaaagaaataagatTGTATTAAAGGGAACAGCATGTTCAACCAACTAATTGAGTCCATTATTGATCCTGAATGCATAAACCTCAGAAGTACCAGAAGTGCAGTGATTTTAATTAAGTGCCAAGTTTAGAGCTTCATCAAAATGTACTTTTAAAGAAAAGTTCCAAAATTGTATGTACTTGAATACGTCAAACATTTTCAGAAGAAAATTAGAGGAATAGAAGTAATTCAGCCAGCACTAGCCAAAAATGCTAAGAAAAAGGGAATACTTTCAGAAAGGACAAAAGTGGCTACCTGTCGGACACATGCACTTGAAAGCAAAGAGCGTCAGTATGACCTCCACAGAAAAGGACCCCCTATCGACGAAGTCACCATTAAAAAGGTAGGGATTATCTTCTGATGGAAACCCATTGAGCTCAAATATGTTTAACAGATCATAAAACTGCAAAAACCCAGGAATAAAAAACACTGAAATCAGTAAATGCTGCAAAGGAAAAGGCACAGGAAAAGGAAATTATTCTACATGCAGTTACCTTAAAGAGTATAACTTCCATAGAACACAAACACACAAATTGTCAAGGGAGTTACATGTACAAATCAGAAAGCAATATAACGTGCATAAAAAGTTAAATAATAAGAGGATTAAAACTGTTTCACAAGACTTCCATCACATCCTAACCCTAATACAGACAACTAAAAGGACTAATAGAACCATTTCAAAGTTTCACATATGTAGGTGTCCATGCATTTAGACTTCTTCatgaactaaggaaatttgagaaaacgccCTTTAATACCTCCCATATCAATGTGTCTATGCTAGATCTACCTAATCTCATCTCCTTTGCACAGGATTTTCAAGGCATGCAAACTGAACTAGCAGTGCATATAATCGTAACATCAATATCAGAACAAGATTTGGAACATAAACAGTTTTTGCACCTGAGAATCTGGAATAGATACGGTACTAAATAACTTCACTGTTTTACAAACAAAGGAACTTGAATTTCTAATGTCAAGATCAAATACAGTGATTGTGGCAGTGTAAACATAAACCAGGGCAGGTAGAGAACCATAATATTGGAAAACTAAAATACTTAaaaaattcaacaatgcaaAGCTCTAATGGAAGTAGTTTCATTACCTGACCATGTACATCACCACAGACAGTGAAGTGCTTCCCATCAGGAACATTAACATCAACAAGAGTGGGCAGTGAACGCAGCATTTCTCTTGTTTGTAAAACAATTTGCAGTGCATACCTATggtaaaaaaaaaggcaaagattttaaggaaaattggaaagttctACCAGTTTTTGGCAAAATATTGAGCTATCTCATACCGCCGATGCAAGCTCTTTTGATTCTTGAAGTCATCCAtcatttttttcacaaaatccAAAGTCACAACATCTCCCTCAATCCTTGCACCAGCATATTCTGGTTCCACAGCTGTAGTTCAAGCATTGCAGAACCATTAAAATCAGATCATTGAAACAATTTCAATCAACTACTATTAAATCTGTATTAATCTTTGGTTCCTTGTAACCCACCCCCGCCACTGAGAAGAGCAGCAATTCTCATAAAAAGACAGCTGCATTTCCAACTTAGATGCATTTCTTTAACATTCTTAAATTGTAATCAACATAGAATACACTTCTCTACATTCCAGGTGCAACTTCCATGGTACGAGAAAACACTAAAAATGCAAGTTGGTTTCAACTGAGATTATCTTAAGAAAGAACAATGATCTCAATGCAATCTGTCAAATTTTCTTATTACAGTATATCAAACATTATTACAAGAAATACTATATGTATTAAACACATTTACTAATGAGTCCCTGCTTTGGAAGGAGAAAAAGTTTTACAACAGCAATACCAAGAACATAGTTTCACAATTTACTAACAGAGTGGGAATCATTCCAGGTAATCTAGTTTTGCAATTCAGAGGCCAATGACTCACTGGACAAAACTGCTTTACGATGCTAGGGTAGGAATCATCCACCTTCAAGTCATGTTAGACCATGTAGTGACTCTTAGCATGTTACTATTCGACTGAATAAAAAGAGAATGCGGACACTGTGAAGAAAGAAGACATGTCAAAAATACACACTATCAGAAACTGAGTCCTTGGAGTAGAACTGGGAGGTTGAATGCAAGACCCCCTAAATGGACTTCTGACAACTACACCTGCCACCCAAAGTTAAACTCTTATGTTTGATTTTACAGCCCAACTTTCACAGGCATATTACAGGTTAGAagctagaaaataaataagattCAATATAAGTTAAACAACTACCAAATCTCATGTTCTAATGAGGCTCAGCAGGAAAAAGGTAAACAACTACCATTTCTTAGTAAGAACCTCTCATGAAGAACCTAAAGTCCTTCAAACTCAACAAATTGCAGTTCAAGGAGATATGTCAATGTTAATAACAAAACTACATTAGTAAGAAAAATTCCTTGTTGATTATTCCCTCAATTAAAGTCCTTAACTACACTTAAGAAATAAGAGATCTTTCAATTCTGTAGATTTTATCTGAGTGTTATCTTTCCTCATTTCTTAGATCATTTAAGAGGTTCAAACCTAAGTCAAGACTTTGACTCTTGGAAAAGACATGGTCATTGCTGCGAAGCCACCAAGCCCCCAAGAACACCAATACTGTTGCCATAACTGCTGCTGCCACCACTATGGCTGCTTTAGTTCCCACATATACCGCCAGCACAGCAGGTAGAACTACTGCCGCTGCTACAGCAGTTACTTTGGGGGGAAAATAAGATGACTCTGTGCCCGTTCCTAGAATGATAAAATaggtaaaagaaaatgatataTTAACACCTACCATTGTAGATAAGATATGTGACTAATGTGAAAATTACAATTTTGGTACTGAaagacttttttcttttcctatgtaCCCATTTAAATTTAAGGACTAAGCATCGTTCCAAAATGCTGTGCCAAGACCCAACATAGCTGAACAAGGTCAGGTTTCACCAGGTTCAGAGCTAATTCACGTCCAGCAAAGGCAGTTTTCTCCCAATCTTACTGAATGCTTGATGATCATGCTTATAGTAGCTCATTTTATGAGGCTTGTTTgaaattgaaagaaagaattttgTTGTAAAGAtatttcaagtacaaaattaatGGAAGGAATGAAATAAAGAAATCCAACAATCTTCTTCAAATAGGTTCAGGAAGACAGGATGTAATCTCATTTATCTCTCAAAAAAAGGCATCACAGCAAATTTTCCTTCTCTGTATCAATATAATGAGTCTACTCTACATTCTTTGTCATTTGTATTCACCTTTGATGCATAACAAGGTTTATGGTAAGAGAAACAGAAAGGAATTTGTTTATGGTAAGAGAAACAGAAAGGAATTTTCTTTCAGAAATGAATCCAAAAGAATAGAGTGATTGTTATAAAATCATCACCAATGATGAAAAGGATGGTAGGAGAGATGGATAAGGAATTCAAGTAGCTGAGATCATTAATCTACTAATCTCTCGGATTCACAACTTTTTTCAAGAGAAGTTTTACAGGAATTCAAGATGGATAAGGAATTCAAGTAGCTGAGATCATTAATCTACTAATCTCTCGGATTCACAACTTTTTTCAAGAGAAGTTTTACAGGAGCCTGGATTCCGATGCTTTCAATGTCGTATTTCTCAAGAAATTAATCAGTGGACTTATGCCAGCTGCTATTTTGTCTAGATTTGCTTGCCAATGCATGCCGCAACGTGGTCAAGtttgtctttcctttttttttcattgacTTCTTTAATTAAATACCAAATCcagtttattttcttgaagatGCAGGTATGGTGATTCCTTCCCTGTCATTTTGTACAGATTATATTTCCATCTTTACATTGATATGGATGACAACAAATTGATGTCCTACGACTTCTGTCAAATTGAGTGTTCTCTCTTGTGTTTGATCAATGCTGGACATAACACCTTCAAAGTCGATCTAATAGGTAACATCTCAATAGCGACGACACCTCATCATCCATCTGAAAAATAACCTAAATGCATATATTACAGGTAATAGGACGATGCTACTTAACACATTTTTTCTCTAGATAgttacttcctcaaattccaAGTAGCAACTACTGTCTTGTGGAAACACCTATAAAATCCACCTGACATAGGAACTCTACATAGAATAATAATATT
Above is a genomic segment from Coffea eugenioides isolate CCC68of chromosome 5, Ceug_1.0, whole genome shotgun sequence containing:
- the LOC113771852 gene encoding receptor like protein 29; this translates as MDPLELETLFKIMETVSSDQSWRTAHPNPCKPGSSWIGIECKSSGNDNLIHVSRLDLGVPPNPSCKSTATFPSQIFQLPHLESVFFISCFTHARTTISFPIKVSSSSLQQLSIRSNPALVGLIPFQLSSLKSLQILTLSQNLLSGTIPAQIFSLSSLLRLDLSYNMLTGRISFQVGNLKNLVGLDLSYNKLTGAIPSTIGQLGMLQKLDLSSNKLTGRIPETIGNLHSLVFIALSSNELKGLLPKGVSMLQNLQYFLMDDNPMFISLPSEFGELQKLQELRLANSGYSGKIPPTYSKLSNLSTLSLQNNRLTGEIPASFGSLSHIYHLNLSRNFLDGVVPFNSSFLNRLGKNLDISGNPGLCLSPSEANGFNLGVNACGSNKSGSSILPWEKSEAHQHGIPRPLFFLLVLLSTMISVALSNI
- the LOC113770681 gene encoding serine/threonine-protein phosphatase 5 isoform X1; translated protein: MPTMDPANSNPSRAEELKVLANEAFNVFSWIREAHKFAQAIDLYTQAIDLNGDNAVYWANRAFAHTKLEEYGSAIIDATKAVEIDPKYSKGYYRRGAAYLAMAKFKEALKDFQQVKKLCPNDPDASKKLKECEKAVMKLKFEEAISVPESQRRSVADSVDYTTIAVEPEYAGARIEGDVVTLDFVKKMMDDFKNQKSLHRRYALQIVLQTREMLRSLPTLVDVNVPDGKHFTVCGDVHGQFYDLLNIFELNGFPSEDNPYLFNGDFVDRGSFSVEVILTLFAFKCMCPTAMYLARGNHESKSMNKIYGFEGEVRSKLSEIFVELFAEVFCCLPLAHVINNKIFVVHGGLFSVDGVKLSEISAIDRFREPPEEGLMCELLWSDPQPQLGRGPSKRGVGLSFGADVTKKFLKENNLDLVVRSHEVKDEGYEIEHDGKLITVFSAPNYCDQMGNKGAFIRFEAPSLKPNIVTFSAVPHPDVKPMAYANNFFRMFS
- the LOC113770681 gene encoding serine/threonine-protein phosphatase 5 isoform X3 — translated: MPTMDPANSNPSRAEELKVLANEAFNAHKFAQAIDLYTQAIDLNGDNAVYWANRAFAHTKLEEYGSAIIDATKAVEIDPKYSKGYYRRGAAYLAMAKFKEALKDFQQVKKLCPNDPDASKKLKECEKAVMKLKFEEAISVPESQRRSVADSVDYTTIGTGTESSYFPPKVTAVAAAVVLPAVLAVYVGTKAAIVVAAAVMATVLVFLGAWWLRSNDHVFSKSQSLDLAVEPEYAGARIEGDVVTLDFVKKMMDDFKNQKSLHRRYALQIVLQTREMLRSLPTLVDVNVPDGKHFTVCGDVHGQFYDLLNIFELNGFPSEDNPYLFNGDFVDRGSFSVEVILTLFAFKCMCPTAMYLARGNHESKSMNKIYGFEGEVRSKLSEIFVELFAEVFCCLPLAHVINNKIFVVHGGLFSVDGVKLSEISAIDRFREPPEEGLMCELLWSDPQPQLGRGPSKRGVGLSFGADVTKKFLKENNLDLVVRSHEVKDEGYEIEHDGKLITVFSAPNYCDQMGNKGAFIRFEAPSLKPNIVTFSAVPHPDVKPMAYANNFFRMFS
- the LOC113770681 gene encoding serine/threonine-protein phosphatase 5 isoform X2; translation: MPTMDPANSNPSRAEELKVLANEAFNAHKFAQAIDLYTQAIDLNGDNAVYWANRAFAHTKLEEYGSAIIDATKAVEIDPKYSKGYYRRGAAYLAMAKFKEALKDFQQVKKLCPNDPDASKKLKECEKAVMKLKFEEAISVPESQRRSVADSVDYTTIAVEPEYAGARIEGDVVTLDFVKKMMDDFKNQKSLHRRYALQIVLQTREMLRSLPTLVDVNVPDGKHFTVCGDVHGQFYDLLNIFELNGFPSEDNPYLFNGDFVDRGSFSVEVILTLFAFKCMCPTAMYLARGNHESKSMNKIYGFEGEVRSKLSEIFVELFAEVFCCLPLAHVINNKIFVVHGGLFSVDGVKLSEISAIDRFREPPEEGLMCELLWSDPQPQLGRGPSKRGVGLSFGADVTKKFLKENNLDLVVRSHEVKDEGYEIEHDGKLITVFSAPNYCDQMGNKGAFIRFEAPSLKPNIVTFSAVPHPDVKPMAYANNFFRMFS